The following are encoded together in the Gordonia insulae genome:
- a CDS encoding FAD-dependent oxidoreductase, with the protein MTVHRSDPRPRALAVIGGGVIGLTCALAAADAGRRVCVYDAGPHARAAWVAAGMLGSLGEGHPGEDELLALSVDSVRRWPDLLARLGDPAVSAAADSLFVAGSSTDAEHLSTLAEFVWARQPRAHDDLRPVGIAEIRRMEPGLSSRMHSGYLAVGEGAVDNRRLIDRLRAALLDAGGEVVEQRVDDLGALAADDVLVAAGLGTRSLVPDVRLHAAKGEILRLRRTRWSVPPPSRVIRARLHGRSVYLVPRDDGIVVGATQYEPFDEASALPEVGGVADLLADALELMPGLRTYELTEAGAGLRPCSADGLPIIRRVDERVVVATGHGRNGILLAPYTADRVMTLLDGPAEAGRDEVATSTGGVKR; encoded by the coding sequence CCGTCGGGTGTGCGTGTACGACGCGGGCCCACATGCGCGCGCGGCGTGGGTCGCCGCGGGGATGCTCGGTTCACTCGGTGAAGGCCACCCCGGTGAGGATGAGTTGCTGGCGCTCTCGGTCGACTCCGTTCGCCGTTGGCCCGACCTCCTCGCGCGCCTCGGTGACCCGGCCGTGTCGGCCGCCGCCGATTCGTTGTTCGTCGCGGGCTCGTCGACCGACGCCGAACACCTGTCCACGCTCGCGGAGTTCGTCTGGGCCCGACAGCCGCGGGCGCATGACGACCTCCGGCCGGTCGGCATCGCGGAGATCCGCCGGATGGAACCAGGACTCAGCTCGCGCATGCACAGCGGCTACCTGGCCGTCGGTGAAGGTGCCGTGGACAATCGGCGCCTGATCGACCGGTTGCGGGCGGCGCTGCTGGATGCAGGAGGCGAGGTCGTCGAGCAGCGAGTCGATGATCTGGGCGCCCTCGCGGCCGACGACGTACTCGTCGCCGCGGGGCTCGGCACCCGCTCGCTGGTGCCCGACGTCCGGCTGCATGCCGCCAAAGGGGAGATCCTCCGGCTGCGGCGCACCCGCTGGTCGGTGCCGCCGCCGTCGCGCGTGATCCGTGCGCGGCTGCACGGCCGGTCCGTATACCTGGTGCCGCGCGACGACGGAATCGTCGTCGGTGCAACCCAATACGAGCCGTTCGACGAGGCGAGCGCACTGCCCGAGGTGGGCGGCGTGGCCGACCTGCTCGCGGACGCGCTCGAGCTGATGCCGGGCCTGCGGACCTACGAACTGACCGAGGCCGGTGCCGGCCTACGCCCGTGCTCGGCCGACGGACTGCCGATCATCCGGCGCGTGGACGAGCGGGTCGTCGTGGCCACCGGCCACGGCCGCAACGGAATCCTGTTGGCGCCGTACACCGCCGACAGGGTGATGACGCTGTTGGACGGGCCGGCCGAGGCCGGCCGCGACGAGGTGGCCACGTCCACCGGAGGAGTGAAGCGATGA
- the thiS gene encoding sulfur carrier protein ThiS, producing the protein MTIVVNGEATDLRPDASVRDLVAVLGLPDRGIAVAVDGEVVPRGRWDRLLCNDAQVEIVTAVQGG; encoded by the coding sequence ATGACCATCGTCGTCAACGGGGAGGCAACCGATCTCCGGCCCGACGCATCGGTGCGCGACCTGGTCGCGGTGCTGGGCTTGCCGGATCGCGGGATCGCGGTCGCGGTGGACGGGGAGGTGGTGCCGCGCGGCCGGTGGGATCGGTTGCTGTGCAACGATGCCCAGGTCGAGATCGTCACGGCGGTGCAAGGTGGCTAG
- the thiG gene encoding thiazole synthase (functions in thiamine (vitamin B1) biosynthesis; in Bacillus subtilis this enzyme catalyzes the formation of thiazole from dehydroxyglycine and 1-deoxy-D-xylulose-5-phosphate and ThiS-thiocarboxylate): MPRSRSSRRCKVASGIAAATDAPLRIADRELTSRLIMGTGGAANLAVLERALVASGTELTTVALRRVSPESRTGMVELLRRLDIAILPNTAGCRTTAEAVLTAQLAREAVETHWVKLEVVADERTLLPDAIELVDAARALVDDGFAVLAYTNDDPVLAARLQDLGVAAVMPLGSPIGTGLGIANPHNIEMIVAAASVPVILDAGIGTASDAALAMELGCDAVLLASAVTRADDPERMATAMRHAVIAGRHAAGAGRMPKRFWAQASSPVRE; encoded by the coding sequence ATGCCCAGGTCGAGATCGTCACGGCGGTGCAAGGTGGCTAGCGGGATCGCCGCGGCGACGGATGCACCCCTGCGGATCGCCGATCGGGAACTGACGTCGCGGCTCATCATGGGTACCGGAGGGGCCGCCAATCTCGCTGTGCTGGAGCGGGCGCTGGTCGCCTCGGGTACAGAACTCACCACGGTCGCGCTGCGTCGGGTCAGCCCCGAGTCGCGCACCGGGATGGTCGAACTGCTGCGCCGCCTGGACATCGCGATCCTGCCCAACACGGCCGGCTGCCGCACCACGGCCGAAGCGGTGCTGACCGCACAGCTCGCCCGGGAGGCCGTCGAAACCCATTGGGTGAAACTGGAAGTCGTCGCCGATGAGCGGACCCTGCTGCCGGACGCCATCGAACTGGTCGACGCGGCACGGGCTCTGGTCGACGACGGTTTCGCCGTCCTGGCCTACACCAACGACGATCCCGTGCTGGCCGCGCGCCTGCAGGACCTGGGGGTGGCCGCGGTGATGCCGTTGGGCTCGCCGATCGGTACCGGGCTGGGCATCGCCAACCCGCACAACATCGAGATGATCGTCGCCGCGGCAAGCGTGCCGGTGATCCTCGACGCCGGGATCGGTACGGCCAGTGACGCCGCGCTCGCGATGGAACTGGGCTGCGATGCAGTGCTTCTCGCCTCGGCGGTGACCCGCGCCGACGACCCCGAGCGGATGGCCACCGCGATGCGGCACGCCGTGATCGCCGGCCGTCATGCGGCCGGCGCCGGCCGCATGCCCAAACGATTCTGGGCGCAGGCGTCGTCTCCGGTACGGGAGTAG
- a CDS encoding DUF1330 domain-containing protein: MSVTFAVLLWPVDGRSAELHSYEDDVLRLVDEHRGRVVTRVRSVDPDDTHPGETQIIEFDDDAAFESYMADPRRAAMAGRRDECVARTQLWRVDAD; the protein is encoded by the coding sequence GTGTCGGTCACCTTTGCCGTGCTGCTCTGGCCTGTCGACGGGCGATCAGCGGAGTTGCATTCCTACGAAGACGACGTCCTGCGATTGGTGGACGAACACCGAGGTCGCGTCGTCACCCGGGTTCGCAGCGTCGACCCCGACGACACGCACCCCGGCGAGACACAGATCATCGAGTTCGACGACGATGCCGCGTTCGAGTCCTACATGGCCGATCCGCGCCGGGCCGCGATGGCCGGACGTCGGGACGAGTGTGTCGCCCGCACGCAACTCTGGCGGGTCGACGCGGACTGA
- a CDS encoding ABC transporter ATP-binding protein — protein MLKVENLTKVFGQVRAVDDLTFDVRPGVVTGFLGPNGAGKSTTMRMMLGLDRPTAGTATIDGRPYRELDHPLRQVGALLDAAWIHPNRSARSHLRWMAASNGIPARRVAEVIDLVGLSSVAAKRAGGFSLGMKQRLGLAGALLGDPHTLLFDEPVNGLDPEGIVWIRGFMRHLAAEGRTVLVSSHLLTEMSLTADHLVVIGQGRLIADSSVTDFTSRATSSVRVRSPQLPDLHRVLAEAGLAVVPGATPDGRPTLSITDVSTEQVGDIAGRAGIVLHELTSTSASLEEVFMSMTAGAVQYQGGGPPAPGPVHPGQWGQGGRQ, from the coding sequence GTGCTGAAAGTCGAGAATCTGACCAAGGTTTTCGGGCAGGTGCGTGCCGTCGACGATCTGACCTTCGATGTCCGGCCCGGTGTGGTCACCGGATTCCTCGGACCCAACGGGGCAGGCAAGTCCACGACGATGCGGATGATGCTCGGACTCGACCGGCCGACGGCCGGTACCGCCACCATCGACGGTCGCCCGTACCGCGAACTCGACCACCCGTTGCGGCAGGTCGGCGCGCTGCTCGACGCCGCGTGGATTCATCCGAACCGGAGCGCGCGCTCGCACCTGCGCTGGATGGCCGCCTCCAACGGCATCCCGGCTCGCCGCGTGGCCGAGGTCATCGACCTGGTCGGTCTGTCGAGTGTCGCGGCCAAACGTGCCGGCGGATTCTCGCTGGGCATGAAGCAGCGTCTCGGTCTCGCGGGGGCACTCCTCGGCGATCCGCACACCCTGCTGTTCGACGAACCGGTCAACGGACTCGATCCCGAGGGCATCGTCTGGATCCGCGGATTCATGCGCCACCTCGCCGCCGAGGGCCGCACTGTGCTGGTGTCGAGTCACCTGCTCACCGAGATGTCGCTCACCGCAGACCATCTCGTCGTCATCGGGCAGGGCCGTCTGATCGCCGACAGCTCGGTCACCGATTTCACCAGCCGGGCGACGAGCAGCGTGCGGGTGCGGAGCCCGCAGCTCCCCGATCTGCACCGCGTCCTCGCCGAGGCCGGTCTTGCCGTGGTGCCCGGTGCCACCCCCGACGGGCGGCCGACCTTGTCGATCACCGACGTCTCCACCGAGCAGGTGGGCGACATCGCGGGCCGTGCCGGCATCGTGCTGCACGAACTCACGAGCACGAGCGCATCACTGGAAGAGGTCTTCATGTCGATGACCGCGGGTGCGGTGCAATACCAGGGCGGCGGGCCGCCCGCGCCGGGGCCGGTGCATCCAGGCCAGTGGGGACAGGGGGGCCGGCAATGA
- a CDS encoding ABC transporter permease, giving the protein MIAVMNAERIKLTSTRSPYWCIAVVAVLAIGVAGLTGATTSGQLAPTPGEAAWTALVGLNAIGVLVLMIMAVLAVTSEYRFGTIRTTFQATPKRSNVLLAKAAVFGGLAIVVTVVLAALGVILVRALAGASSGIELGDSGVLRQIWGTPVIAALYVLIGLGVGAIVRHTAGAIVIVLIWNLAVETILTILPKVGPHIAPFLPFANGSRFLNGTLDDTDYHWNAYGSLIYFAVFAVAVFAIGIVVTDRRDA; this is encoded by the coding sequence ATGATCGCCGTGATGAACGCCGAGCGCATCAAACTCACCTCCACCCGGTCGCCCTACTGGTGTATCGCCGTCGTCGCCGTCCTCGCGATCGGGGTCGCCGGCCTCACCGGTGCGACCACCAGCGGGCAGCTGGCGCCCACGCCGGGCGAGGCCGCCTGGACGGCATTGGTCGGGCTGAACGCCATCGGCGTGCTCGTCCTGATGATCATGGCCGTGCTGGCGGTCACCAGCGAATATCGGTTCGGGACCATCCGCACGACCTTCCAGGCGACGCCGAAGCGGTCGAATGTGCTGCTGGCAAAGGCGGCCGTGTTCGGCGGACTCGCGATCGTGGTCACCGTCGTGCTCGCCGCACTCGGGGTGATCCTCGTCCGCGCGCTCGCCGGAGCGTCGAGCGGCATCGAACTCGGCGACAGCGGGGTGCTGCGGCAGATCTGGGGCACCCCGGTCATCGCCGCCCTGTATGTCCTCATCGGCCTGGGCGTCGGGGCCATCGTGCGGCACACGGCCGGGGCGATCGTGATCGTGTTGATCTGGAATCTGGCCGTCGAGACGATCCTGACCATCCTGCCGAAGGTCGGCCCGCATATCGCGCCGTTCCTGCCGTTCGCGAACGGTTCCCGGTTCCTCAACGGGACACTCGACGACACCGACTATCACTGGAACGCCTACGGCTCCCTGATCTACTTCGCCGTGTTCGCGGTGGCGGTGTTCGCGATCGGGATCGTGGTGACGGATCGTCGCGACGCCTGA
- a CDS encoding helix-turn-helix transcriptional regulator, which produces MSSNWPLVEREKEFRIIAAALRGETAACGVVLTGDSGVGKTTLARHVTAALDGGVRWVAGTESARSIPLGVFAHLVGPATTSDPVTYLAAARESLLADGNVVIGVDDAHLLDELSATLLHQLAIDRAVHIVATVRSGESVPDAVTSLWKDNHLTRITLSPFTKHQSVELIESVLGGQLEGLSADLMWEASGGNALFLRHLVEGARQADTLRQVNGVWQLRGRAAITSELASLLENRIDQLDDSVLTVLKYLALCEPLDIDVLSDLAGEEAVEEAEIAGLVRILRDGRRLNVAFNHPLFGEVIRHRLGLASGRRLRGRLVTALQSRGTDSAAERIRLADLALESDVALDPTLMSAAARDALGFANAPLGERFARAAVAVGGGGLESAEPLARALMWQGHAGEADAVLAGFRPDDLSEIELLPWGMVRFATIFWALGDADRADEILAMLQERVTDPYLALVVKGVASVCAIFENRVDEAIALSDEVLDAPSPSPWAVEWAVFGGGLARALSGRGDEVAALAARARIAEATTDGLLRFPAGLGEILALTLTGRLDEASARTERYVRFSNVGQYLGWGMAGILVSVVEMARGDSSAVTRRMEQTLATLDSGNGAAESWNYPAQFYLVQALSAGGRIEPAEQALRKADRKFGRHIAVFGPMLTIARSWQQAAAGTVSLAVETSQTAAADARATGQFAIEAEALHSAARFGDASAAGRLRELAGRLDGPLAAAYASHAEALAAGDAVELDLCAGEFEALGYLLSAADAAAQASVLHEAAGSRSATVASAAVANRLAAECGGLRTPALIEAAQPLPLTTREREIANLVAAGLSNKQIAERLTVSVRTVEGHIYRACAKLGVADRSEIAALLLKSARPPTD; this is translated from the coding sequence ATGTCGTCGAACTGGCCGTTGGTCGAGCGCGAGAAGGAGTTCCGCATCATCGCGGCCGCTCTGCGCGGTGAGACGGCTGCGTGTGGCGTTGTGCTGACCGGGGATTCGGGGGTCGGCAAGACCACCCTCGCCCGCCATGTCACCGCCGCGCTCGACGGTGGGGTGCGCTGGGTCGCGGGCACCGAGTCGGCCCGCAGCATCCCGCTCGGGGTGTTCGCCCACTTGGTCGGGCCGGCGACCACCAGTGACCCGGTGACCTATCTGGCCGCGGCACGTGAATCCCTGCTCGCCGACGGCAATGTCGTGATCGGCGTCGACGACGCGCACCTCCTCGACGAACTGTCCGCGACGCTGCTGCATCAGCTCGCCATCGACCGCGCCGTGCACATCGTCGCGACGGTGCGCAGTGGTGAGTCGGTGCCTGACGCCGTGACCTCACTGTGGAAGGACAACCATCTGACCCGGATCACGTTGTCGCCGTTCACGAAACATCAGAGTGTCGAGCTCATCGAGTCGGTGCTGGGCGGGCAGCTCGAGGGACTGTCGGCCGATCTGATGTGGGAGGCCTCCGGCGGCAACGCGCTCTTCCTGCGCCATCTGGTGGAAGGTGCCCGGCAGGCCGACACGCTGCGCCAGGTCAACGGTGTGTGGCAACTGCGCGGCCGGGCGGCCATCACCTCGGAACTCGCCTCGCTGCTCGAGAACAGGATCGACCAGCTCGACGACTCGGTGCTCACCGTCCTCAAGTATCTGGCGCTGTGCGAGCCACTCGACATCGATGTCCTCTCCGACCTGGCCGGGGAGGAGGCGGTGGAGGAGGCGGAGATCGCCGGGCTGGTCCGCATCCTGCGCGACGGACGCCGGCTCAACGTCGCGTTCAACCATCCGCTGTTCGGTGAGGTGATCCGGCATCGGCTGGGGCTCGCGTCGGGTCGACGGCTCCGCGGACGGCTGGTCACCGCGCTGCAGTCGCGTGGCACCGACAGCGCCGCCGAGCGGATCCGGCTCGCCGATCTCGCGCTCGAGAGCGACGTCGCCCTCGACCCGACCCTGATGAGCGCCGCCGCGCGGGACGCACTCGGATTCGCCAACGCGCCGTTGGGGGAGCGCTTCGCGCGGGCCGCGGTCGCCGTGGGCGGCGGCGGCCTCGAGTCGGCCGAACCGCTCGCCCGGGCGCTGATGTGGCAGGGCCATGCGGGTGAGGCCGACGCGGTCCTCGCCGGTTTCCGGCCCGACGACCTCTCCGAGATCGAGTTGCTGCCGTGGGGGATGGTGCGATTCGCGACGATCTTCTGGGCGCTGGGAGACGCCGATCGGGCCGACGAGATCCTCGCGATGCTGCAGGAGAGGGTCACCGATCCGTACCTGGCGCTGGTGGTGAAGGGCGTCGCGTCGGTGTGCGCGATCTTCGAGAACCGCGTCGACGAGGCGATCGCGTTGTCCGACGAGGTCCTCGACGCGCCGAGTCCGTCGCCGTGGGCGGTCGAGTGGGCGGTCTTCGGCGGTGGTCTCGCACGGGCGCTGTCCGGACGGGGGGACGAGGTCGCGGCGCTGGCCGCGCGCGCTCGGATCGCGGAGGCGACGACCGACGGCCTGCTGCGATTCCCGGCCGGGTTGGGCGAGATCCTGGCCCTCACGCTCACCGGCCGGCTGGACGAGGCCTCCGCCCGCACGGAACGGTATGTGCGGTTCTCCAACGTCGGCCAGTATCTCGGGTGGGGTATGGCCGGCATCCTGGTGTCCGTGGTCGAGATGGCGCGCGGCGACAGCAGCGCGGTGACCCGGCGTATGGAGCAGACGCTGGCCACCCTCGACAGCGGCAACGGCGCCGCCGAATCGTGGAACTATCCGGCGCAGTTCTACCTGGTCCAGGCGCTCAGCGCGGGCGGTCGTATCGAACCCGCGGAACAGGCGTTGCGCAAGGCCGACCGCAAGTTCGGTCGACACATCGCCGTCTTCGGGCCGATGCTGACGATTGCGCGCTCGTGGCAGCAGGCCGCGGCCGGCACCGTGTCGCTCGCCGTCGAGACGTCGCAGACCGCGGCGGCCGACGCACGTGCGACGGGGCAGTTCGCCATCGAGGCCGAGGCCCTGCACTCGGCCGCCCGGTTCGGCGACGCGTCCGCCGCCGGCCGCCTCCGGGAGCTCGCCGGGCGGCTCGACGGGCCGTTGGCCGCGGCCTATGCGAGTCACGCGGAGGCGCTCGCCGCCGGCGATGCCGTCGAACTCGACCTGTGCGCCGGGGAGTTCGAGGCGCTCGGGTACCTGCTGTCGGCCGCGGATGCGGCTGCACAGGCGAGCGTCCTGCACGAGGCCGCCGGCTCGCGCTCGGCCACCGTCGCGTCCGCCGCGGTCGCCAATCGGTTGGCGGCCGAATGCGGTGGCCTCCGGACGCCGGCGTTGATCGAAGCGGCCCAACCTCTTCCGCTGACCACCCGCGAACGCGAGATCGCGAACCTGGTGGCGGCCGGGCTCTCCAACAAGCAGATCGCGGAGCGACTGACGGTGTCGGTCCGTACCGTCGAGGGCCACATCTACCGGGCGTGCGCCAAGCTCGGCGTCGCCGATCGATCCGAGATCGCCGCGCTGTTGCTGAAGTCCGCCCGACCCCCGACCGACTGA
- a CDS encoding glycerol-3-phosphate 1-O-acyltransferase, producing the protein MVLAEVRTACELRAVTEWAAERHPDAPVRPAQGIDLDGLSADTVLIPARVAWLPPVRKGERRVSVADVLVLSNPRRPLAVTQPVIKRRRPDRLRVVEGEPATVADLRRRYEQHLAEGESFTAYVTVQASLSAERAERQIVGDRYKVPRLVAEQISTSARFQAGAAKLAAELGRPAAVVVQEATDKMSTFVATQSRLMDDIFSSVFSNLHERTWTVSVDLGTLNRLRELNKSSGLVFLPSHRSYVDPLVLSEVLRSHDFPPNLVLGGNNLAFWPVGPIARRAGMIFIRRKFGSDPVYKFAMRSYLSFIVEKRFNLEWYIEGGRSRTGKLRKPMLGLLAYVVDAVEQLDDADVMIVPTSIVYDQLHEIGAMAKESAGGKKKPEGVAWLLKYAKAQRDYLGEARVRFGEPFSLRQALAESGEGRARLEKVAFKVMDEINAATPISATSLAGFALLGARDRAYTAAEIEAILAPLLEYIDRRGLPGPDPELCRGIGLRRTLGVLTEEGVLTRFDEGPDTVWSIAPDSYAVAAYYRNGALHHFVDRAIVELGMLAAADGALEDDGAGELLPSAQQEALRIRDLLKFEFFFPAKDAFLHRLGAELDLISSEWRDVRPDQAWTERTLREHGGSLVARRTLQPFFDAQLVVAESLVSAGAETSIDKEALLDACLGLGRQLSLQGVVRSRDSVSKELYDAAYQLADNRGLVTGADVDDLVAGRQAWLDEVNLMRDRLARIAAIEAEHFGEALRGLRR; encoded by the coding sequence ATGGTGCTGGCGGAGGTCCGTACGGCATGTGAGCTGCGTGCGGTGACGGAGTGGGCGGCGGAACGACATCCCGACGCCCCGGTGCGGCCGGCGCAGGGCATCGACCTCGACGGCCTGTCAGCGGACACCGTGCTGATCCCCGCGCGGGTCGCCTGGCTGCCGCCGGTACGCAAGGGCGAGCGTCGGGTGTCGGTCGCCGACGTGCTGGTCCTGTCCAATCCCCGGCGGCCGCTGGCGGTGACCCAGCCCGTCATCAAGCGCCGCAGGCCCGATCGCCTGCGCGTCGTCGAGGGTGAGCCGGCGACGGTCGCCGATCTGCGCCGACGATATGAGCAGCATCTGGCCGAAGGCGAATCGTTCACCGCCTACGTCACGGTGCAGGCGTCGCTGTCGGCCGAACGCGCCGAACGCCAGATCGTCGGTGACCGCTACAAGGTGCCGCGGCTGGTCGCCGAGCAGATCAGCACGTCGGCCCGCTTCCAGGCGGGCGCCGCGAAGCTGGCCGCCGAACTGGGTCGGCCCGCGGCAGTGGTGGTGCAGGAGGCGACCGACAAGATGTCGACGTTCGTCGCCACCCAGAGTCGACTGATGGACGACATCTTCTCGTCCGTGTTCAGCAATCTGCACGAGCGCACGTGGACGGTGTCGGTCGATCTCGGCACTCTCAACCGCCTGCGTGAACTCAACAAGTCGAGCGGTCTGGTGTTCCTGCCGTCGCATCGGTCCTACGTCGATCCGCTGGTCCTGTCGGAGGTGTTGCGCAGCCACGACTTCCCGCCCAACCTGGTACTGGGCGGCAACAATCTGGCGTTCTGGCCGGTGGGCCCGATCGCGCGCCGGGCCGGGATGATCTTCATCCGCCGCAAGTTCGGGTCCGATCCCGTCTACAAGTTCGCGATGCGCTCGTACCTGTCGTTCATCGTCGAGAAGCGCTTCAACCTCGAGTGGTACATCGAGGGCGGTCGGAGCCGAACGGGCAAGCTGCGCAAGCCGATGCTGGGTCTGCTCGCCTACGTCGTCGACGCGGTCGAGCAACTCGACGACGCCGACGTCATGATCGTGCCGACGTCGATCGTGTACGACCAGCTCCACGAGATCGGCGCGATGGCCAAGGAATCGGCAGGCGGGAAGAAGAAGCCCGAGGGTGTCGCCTGGCTGCTGAAGTATGCGAAGGCGCAGCGGGACTATCTGGGCGAGGCGAGAGTGCGCTTCGGAGAACCCTTCTCGCTGAGGCAGGCGCTCGCCGAGTCGGGCGAGGGGCGCGCGAGGCTGGAGAAGGTCGCGTTCAAGGTGATGGACGAGATCAATGCCGCCACCCCGATCTCGGCGACCTCGCTGGCCGGATTCGCGTTGCTCGGCGCCCGCGACCGCGCGTACACCGCCGCCGAGATCGAGGCCATCCTCGCACCGCTGCTCGAGTACATCGATCGCCGCGGTCTACCCGGCCCCGACCCCGAACTGTGCCGCGGGATCGGCCTGCGCCGCACCCTCGGCGTCCTCACCGAAGAAGGGGTGTTGACCCGCTTCGACGAGGGCCCGGACACGGTGTGGTCGATCGCGCCGGACAGCTACGCGGTCGCCGCCTACTACCGCAACGGCGCCCTGCACCACTTCGTCGACCGGGCCATCGTCGAACTCGGGATGCTCGCCGCCGCCGACGGGGCGCTCGAGGACGACGGTGCCGGTGAGCTGCTGCCGTCGGCGCAGCAGGAGGCGCTGCGCATCCGCGATCTGTTGAAGTTCGAGTTCTTCTTCCCGGCCAAGGACGCGTTCCTGCACCGGCTCGGCGCCGAGCTCGACCTCATCTCGTCGGAGTGGCGTGACGTCCGGCCCGACCAGGCGTGGACCGAGCGCACGCTGCGGGAACACGGCGGGTCGCTGGTCGCACGACGCACCCTCCAGCCGTTCTTCGACGCGCAACTCGTCGTCGCCGAAAGCCTGGTGTCGGCAGGCGCCGAGACGTCGATCGACAAGGAGGCACTGCTCGACGCCTGTCTCGGACTCGGGCGGCAACTGTCGCTGCAGGGCGTGGTCCGCAGTCGCGACTCGGTGTCCAAGGAGTTGTACGACGCGGCCTACCAGTTGGCCGACAACCGTGGTCTCGTCACCGGCGCCGACGTCGACGACCTCGTGGCCGGACGGCAGGCCTGGCTCGACGAGGTGAATCTGATGCGCGACCGGCTCGCCCGGATCGCCGCCATCGAGGCGGAACACTTCGGTGAGGCCCTGCGAGGGCTGCGGCGATGA